From Camelus dromedarius isolate mCamDro1 chromosome 12, mCamDro1.pat, whole genome shotgun sequence, the proteins below share one genomic window:
- the LOC105094972 gene encoding olfactory receptor 5B2, with protein sequence MTSMENNTEVTEFILLGLTDAPELQVPLFIIFTLIYLITLAGNLGMIMLILLDSHLHTPMYFFLSNFSLVDFGYSSAITPNVMMGFLTGNRVISYNACAAQIFFFAVFATAESYLLASMAYDRYAAVCKPLHYTTTMTKNMCACLAIGSYTCGVLNASVNVGDTFRLSFCRSNVVHHFFCDAPAVMSLSCSDKHISELVLIYISTFHVVFALMVLFISYLFIFITILKIDSGQGLHKALSTCASHLTAVSIFYGTVIFMYLQPSSSHSMDTDKMASVFYTMVIPMVNPMVYSLRNKEVKSAYKKVVEKAKLSLRLTF encoded by the coding sequence ATGACGTCCATGGAGAACAATACAGAGGTGACTGAGTTCATCCTTCTAGGACTTACTGATGCTCCAGAACTGCAGGTCCCACTCTTTATAATATTTACCCTCATCTACCTCATCACTCTAGCTGGAAATCTGGGGATGATCATGTTGATACTGTTGGACTCTCATCTTCACACTCCTATGTACTTTTTCCTTAGTAATTTCTCTCTGGTGGACTTTGGTTACTCCTCAGCAATCACACCCAATGTAATGATGGGATTCCTTACAGGAAATAGGGTCATCTCCTACAATGCATGTGCTGCTCAGATATTCTTTTTTGCAGTCTTTGCCACTGCAGAAAGTTACCTCTTGGCATCAATGGCATATGACCGCTACGCAGCAGTGTGTAAACCCCTACATTACACCACCACCATGACGAAAAATATGTGTGCTTGTCTTGCCATAGGCTCCTACACTTGTGGTGTTCTGAACGCCTCTGTAAATGTTGGAGATACCTTCAGGCTCTCTTTCTGTAGGTCCAATGTGGTCCATCACTTTTTCTGTGACGCTCCAGCTGTCATGAGTCTTTCTTGCTCGGATAAACATATCAGTGAGTTGGTTCTTATTTATATCAGTACCTTCCATGTGGTTTTTGCTCTCATGGTTCTCTTTATTTCCTACCTGTTCATATTTATCACCATTCTGAAAATAGATTCAGGTCAAGGACTCCATAAGGCTTTGTCCACCTGTGCTTCCCACCTCACTGCCGTCTCCATCTTCTATGGGACAGTCATCTTCATGTACTTACAGCCCAGCTCAAGCCATTCCATGGACACAGACAAAATGGCATCCGTGTTCTATACCATGGTCATTCCCATGGTGAACCCCATGGTCTACAGCCTGAGGAACAAGGAGGTCAAAAGTGCATACAAGAAGGTTGTTGAGAAGGCAAAATTGTCTCTAAGATTAACCTTTTAA